One Obesumbacterium proteus DNA window includes the following coding sequences:
- a CDS encoding NAD(P)H-dependent flavin oxidoreductase: MQNNRICQILGIEKPVIQGPLSWLTDARLVAAVSNAGGLGVLGPNAGLTAETAVSTPHETAEKMREEIRKTKALTEKPFGVNLIPLPENDIWTPPILQVIKEEGVKVVVYTAYGEGAVIPALFNELKAAGIAIIYRDLNPTPENTRIAEAAGADIIVATGFDEGGTLPGKALGTFSVVPLIADAVKNVPVLAAGGITDSRTAKAAHALGASGVFAGSVFISTEESRVPQSIKDKIIHSDGLDMQLFRTQPAYYRSLPGKLTEKLVAMDKAGASNEEIGKVMGGLRGLRIGMLEGNTDEGYISLGTGIGSIREVKSVADVVNELTV; encoded by the coding sequence ATGCAAAATAATCGTATCTGCCAAATCCTAGGTATAGAAAAACCTGTGATTCAGGGGCCGCTATCTTGGCTTACTGACGCCCGTTTAGTTGCGGCGGTCAGCAACGCTGGAGGCCTGGGTGTGTTAGGCCCCAATGCGGGTTTAACGGCTGAAACGGCGGTATCTACGCCGCATGAGACGGCTGAAAAAATGCGTGAAGAGATTAGAAAAACCAAAGCGCTGACTGAAAAACCGTTTGGCGTTAACCTGATCCCCTTACCGGAGAATGACATTTGGACGCCGCCTATCCTGCAGGTTATTAAAGAAGAAGGCGTAAAAGTCGTGGTTTATACCGCGTATGGCGAAGGCGCAGTCATCCCCGCGCTGTTTAACGAATTAAAAGCCGCCGGTATTGCGATCATCTATCGCGACCTCAACCCAACGCCAGAAAATACCCGTATTGCTGAAGCTGCCGGTGCAGATATTATTGTGGCAACCGGTTTTGATGAAGGCGGAACGTTACCCGGCAAAGCCTTAGGCACATTCTCAGTGGTACCGCTCATTGCCGATGCGGTAAAAAACGTGCCTGTTTTGGCGGCTGGCGGCATCACCGATAGCCGAACGGCTAAAGCCGCACACGCCCTTGGCGCTAGCGGCGTCTTTGCCGGTTCAGTATTTATCAGCACCGAGGAAAGCCGTGTTCCCCAGTCGATAAAAGATAAAATTATTCATTCTGACGGATTGGATATGCAGCTTTTCCGCACCCAACCCGCCTACTATCGCTCCCTGCCCGGCAAGCTGACAGAAAAACTGGTGGCGATGGATAAAGCGGGTGCCAGTAACGAAGAGATCGGTAAAGTGATGGGCGGCTTGCGCGGTTTACGAATTGGTATGCTTGAGGGTAATACCGATGAAGGTTATATCTCGCTGGGTACCGGTATCGGCAGTATCCGAGAAGTGAAAAGCGTGGCCGACGTGGTTAATGAATTAACCGTATAG
- the rstB gene encoding two-component system sensor histidine kinase RstB produces MRKLFVQFYLLLFVCFLVMAMLVGLVYKVTAERAGRQSMDDLMKSSLYLIRSELREIPPRDWNKTINKLDWNLSFKFHIEPLGKRQLPSDLEKKLRNGEIVALDSEYSFIQRIPRSHYVLAVGPIPYLFYLHEMRLLDLALLLFIGLSLALPVFLWMRPHWQDLLKLENAAQRLGEGHLEERTHFEPTSSLHRLGVAFNQMADNINTLIISKKQLIDGIAHELRTPLVRLRYRLAMSENLSESEQTALNRDIAQLEGLIDELLTYARLDRPQVETNLEAIDLPKWLAERIADFQMIHPEHEIMLDIPHVGDFGAVDLRLMERVLDNLVNNALRYSQKKLRIGLWLDGDVACLQIDDDGPGIPPEERERVFEPFVRLDPSRDRATGGCGLGLAIVYSIAQAYQGTISASGSSLGGASMLFTWPRRQADTVPVINTPSDNRL; encoded by the coding sequence ATGAGAAAGCTTTTTGTTCAGTTTTATCTGTTGTTGTTCGTCTGCTTTCTGGTTATGGCCATGCTGGTTGGATTAGTTTATAAGGTTACCGCCGAGCGTGCCGGACGCCAATCAATGGACGATCTGATGAAAAGCTCGCTCTATCTTATCCGCAGCGAACTGCGCGAAATTCCCCCGCGCGATTGGAATAAAACTATTAATAAACTCGATTGGAATCTCTCGTTTAAATTCCATATTGAGCCATTGGGTAAACGTCAGCTCCCTTCTGATTTAGAAAAAAAACTGCGAAATGGCGAGATTGTGGCGTTGGATAGCGAGTATTCATTTATCCAACGCATCCCGCGTAGCCACTACGTTTTAGCCGTTGGCCCGATTCCCTACCTTTTCTATCTGCATGAAATGCGCCTGCTGGATTTGGCTCTGTTGCTGTTTATCGGGCTGTCTTTAGCCCTACCGGTTTTTCTCTGGATGCGCCCTCACTGGCAGGATTTATTGAAACTAGAGAATGCGGCTCAGCGTTTAGGGGAAGGTCATCTTGAAGAGCGAACGCATTTCGAGCCCACGTCGAGCCTGCATCGGCTCGGTGTGGCGTTTAATCAAATGGCCGACAATATCAACACACTCATCATCAGCAAAAAACAGCTGATAGATGGCATCGCCCACGAACTGCGCACGCCGTTGGTTCGTCTGCGCTATCGCTTGGCCATGAGTGAAAATCTGTCTGAATCAGAACAAACGGCGTTAAATCGTGATATCGCGCAGCTCGAAGGGTTGATAGACGAACTGCTGACCTACGCTCGCCTTGACCGCCCTCAGGTGGAAACGAATTTAGAAGCTATCGATCTGCCGAAATGGTTAGCCGAACGCATCGCAGATTTTCAAATGATTCATCCAGAGCATGAAATTATGCTCGATATCCCTCACGTCGGCGATTTTGGCGCGGTCGATCTGCGGCTGATGGAGCGTGTATTAGATAATTTAGTGAACAATGCCCTACGTTACAGCCAGAAAAAACTGCGCATTGGGCTGTGGCTGGATGGCGACGTTGCCTGTTTACAAATTGACGACGATGGCCCAGGGATTCCGCCAGAAGAGCGCGAAAGAGTCTTTGAACCCTTTGTTCGCTTAGATCCCAGCCGCGATCGGGCAACCGGTGGCTGTGGGCTTGGGCTCGCTATTGTGTACAGCATTGCTCAAGCCTACCAAGGCACTATTTCTGCCAGCGGTAGCTCGCTGGGCGGTGCTTCCATGCTATTTACCTGGCCACGCCGTCAGGCTGATACCGTGCCGGTTATCAATACACCAAGTGATAACCGCTTATAA
- the rstA gene encoding two-component system response regulator RstA, whose translation MNNIVFVEDDQEVGQLIAAYLGKHDLDVTIEPRGDTAMETITRLNPDLVLLDIMLPGKDGMTLCRDLRPVYKGPIVLLTSLDSDMNHILSLEMGANDYILKTTPPAVLLARLRLHLRQHQPQAIESEATPVNTRNGIHFGQLRIDPVNRQVTLKDKNINLSTSDFDLLWELATHAGTIMDRDALLLTLRGVSYDGMDRSIDVAISRLRRKLDDNAIDPFRIKTVRNKGYLFAPNAWE comes from the coding sequence ATGAACAACATTGTATTTGTTGAAGATGATCAAGAGGTTGGGCAGCTTATTGCGGCATACCTCGGCAAGCACGACCTCGATGTCACCATCGAGCCGCGTGGTGATACGGCAATGGAAACGATTACTCGCCTTAACCCTGATTTGGTTTTGCTGGATATTATGTTGCCTGGCAAAGATGGTATGACGTTATGCCGCGATTTACGCCCCGTGTATAAAGGCCCTATCGTGCTGCTGACCTCACTCGACAGCGATATGAATCACATTTTGTCGCTCGAAATGGGCGCTAACGACTATATTCTGAAAACGACGCCGCCGGCGGTATTGCTGGCGCGTTTGCGTTTGCATTTACGCCAGCATCAACCACAGGCGATAGAAAGCGAAGCGACGCCGGTGAATACCCGTAACGGCATTCATTTTGGCCAACTGCGTATTGACCCAGTGAATCGTCAGGTCACGTTGAAAGATAAGAATATTAACCTCTCCACCTCCGATTTCGATCTGCTGTGGGAACTGGCCACCCACGCAGGCACCATTATGGATCGCGATGCCCTGCTGCTCACCCTACGCGGCGTGAGCTATGACGGCATGGATCGCAGCATCGACGTGGCGATTTCTCGCCTGCGTCGTAAACTAGATGACAACGCAATCGACCCGTTCCGTATTAAAACCGTGCGTAATAAGGGCTACCTGTTTGCGCCGAATGCGTGGGAATAA
- the folM gene encoding dihydromonapterin reductase, which yields MTNAYSSPVLITGGARRIGLALAHALLSQGTAVIVAYRSEYPALEGLRNAGAMCIQGDFTQTDEIYRFAEQVKAHTPKLRAVIHNASAWLAESPEIAPEQTLASMLQIHVYTPYLLNQLLEPLLIGQGEAGADIIHITDYVVERGSAKHIAYAASKAALDNMTRSFAAKLAPEVKVNAVAPALIMFNAMDDDEYRQKALDKSLMKIAPGEHEIVNTIEFLLNSRFVTGRTISVDGGRPLR from the coding sequence ATGACCAATGCCTACTCCTCCCCCGTATTGATCACTGGAGGTGCCCGCAGAATCGGGCTGGCGTTAGCGCATGCATTGTTGTCACAGGGAACCGCTGTGATTGTGGCCTATCGCAGCGAATATCCTGCGTTAGAAGGATTACGCAACGCGGGTGCGATGTGCATTCAGGGTGATTTTACCCAAACTGACGAAATCTATCGTTTTGCCGAGCAGGTTAAAGCTCACACTCCCAAACTGCGTGCGGTTATTCATAACGCCAGCGCATGGCTCGCCGAATCACCCGAGATAGCACCCGAGCAAACGCTGGCATCCATGCTGCAAATCCATGTTTATACCCCCTATCTTCTTAATCAACTCTTAGAGCCATTGCTGATTGGTCAAGGCGAAGCCGGAGCCGACATTATCCACATTACCGATTATGTGGTGGAACGCGGCAGCGCCAAACATATCGCGTATGCTGCGAGCAAAGCGGCATTGGACAATATGACCCGCTCTTTTGCGGCGAAATTGGCGCCAGAGGTTAAAGTGAATGCGGTGGCTCCCGCGCTAATCATGTTCAATGCAATGGATGATGATGAATATCGTCAAAAGGCGCTCGACAAATCATTGATGAAAATAGCACCGGGTGAGCATGAAATAGTGAATACCATTGAGTTTCTGTTGAACAGCCGGTTCGTCACTGGTCGTACTATTAGCGTGGATGGTGGGCGTCCACTGCGTTAG